One part of the Musa acuminata AAA Group cultivar baxijiao chromosome BXJ1-5, Cavendish_Baxijiao_AAA, whole genome shotgun sequence genome encodes these proteins:
- the LOC135674175 gene encoding glutathione hydrolase 1-like, whose amino-acid sequence MALGRILRPVIAVALFLLFLRLPPRATGQRPEVVTARHGAVATDDRRCSRVGRDVLREGGHAVDAAVAAGLCLGVVSPASSGVGGGAFMLVRAASGRAQAFDSRETAPLAASENMYAGNAAAKASGALSVAVPGEIAGFYEAWKQYGKLPWKRLVMPAANIAEKGFRISPYLYMQMNRTKLGIFTDKGLRDIFTLNGRSLLQQGDMCHNKRLAHTLKAISDHGPDVLYNGPIGLKLIRDIKKSGGILTIKDLQRYQVKVKEPISSEILGLNILGVPPPSSGGAGLILILNILAQYGIPSGVSGSLGLHRFIESLKHMFAVRMNLGDPDFYNVTAVLSDMLSPKFAEDLKKTINDNKTFPPNYYGGRWNLINDHGTSHLSIVDSDRNAVSMTSTVNSYFGSQILSPSTGILLNNEMDDFSIPNSSSANIPPPAPANFIRPLKRPLSSMSPTIVVKDGQLKAVVGASGGAMIIAATAEILLNHFARRMDPLSSVLAPRSYHQLIPNVVQYENWTTVTGDHFEVPAATRAALQKKGHVLQALSGGTICQFIVVCSSLEKSATVGSELTAVSDPRKGGLPAGY is encoded by the exons ATGGCTC TTGGGCGGATCCTGCGGCCGGTCATCGCCGTCGCGctgttcctcctcttcctccggtTGCCGCCGCGGGCGACGGGGCAGAGGCCAGAGGTCGTTACCGCGAGGCACGGCGCCGTGGCCACCGATGACCGACGCTGCTCCAGGGTCGGGAGGGACGTCCTCCGAGAGGGCGGCCACGCAGTGGACGCCGCCGTCGCCGCTGGCCTCTGCCTGGGCGTCGTCAGCCCCGCGTCCAGCGGCGTTGGCGGGGGCGCCTTCATGCTCGTGAGGGCGGCCAGCGGGAGAGCGCAAGCCTTCGATTCGAGGGAGACTGCTCCCTTGGCGGCCTCCGAG AACATGTATGCTGGCAATGCTGCAGCAAAAGCAAGTGGTGCCCTTTCGGTAGCTGTTCCCGGAGAAATTGCAGGATTTTATGAGGCTTGGAAACAATATGGAAAGCTTCCGTGGAAGAGGCTGGTAATGCCAGCAGCAAATATTGCTGAAAAAGGATTCAGAATATCTCCTTACTTATATATGCAGATGAATAGAACAAAATTAGGCATTTTTACTGATAAAGGACTGCGTGATATTTTCACATTAAATGGAAGAAGCCTTTTGCAGCAAGGAGATATGTGTCATAACAAAAGACTTGCACATACTCTGAAAGCTATTTCAGACCACGGGCCAGATGTGCTTTATAACGGTCCCATCGGACTTAAACTAATTAGAGATATTAAGAAGTCTGGAGGCATATTAACGATTAAAGATTTACAGAGATATCAAGTAAAAGTGAAGGAGCCAATCTCTTCTGAAATCCTGGGGTTAAACATCTTGGGCGTGCCACCCCCTTCATCTGGTGGTGCTGGACTGATACTT ATATTAAATATTCTTGCTCAATATGGAATTCCATCAGGTGTTTCTGGCTCTCTTGGACTTCATCGGTTTATTGAATCACTGAAGCACATGTTTGCGGTGAGAATGAACCTTGGGGATCCTGACTTTTACAATGTTACGGCAGTTCTTTCCGATATGCTCTCTCCAAAGTTTGCAGAAGATTTAAAGAAAACCATCAATGACAACAAGACATTTCCTCCTAACTATTATGGAGGAAG GTGGAATCTGATCAATGATCATGGAACCAGTCACTTGAGCATTGTTGATAGTGACCGAAATGCTGTTTCAATGACCAGTACTGTCAACTCATACTTTGGGTCACAGATTTTATCACCTAGTACAGGAATATTGCTTAACAACGAGATGGATGATTTTTCCATCCCCAATAGTTCTTCTGCTAATATTCCACCACCAGCTCCAGCAAACTTTATTAGACCATTGAAAAGACCATTATCTTCCATGAGCCCTACAATTGTTGTCAAG GATGGGCAATTGAAGGCTGTGGTGGGTGCGAGCGGAGGAGCCATGATCATTGCTGCGACTGCTGAAATATTGCTGAACCATTTTGCACGGAGGATGGATCCATTATCTTCGGTTTTAGCTCCACGATCTTATCACCAG CTGATACCAAATGTGGTTCAGTACGAGAACTGGACGACGGTAACAGGCGACCACTTTGAAGTTCCTGCTGCAACAAGAGCAGCCCTGCAGAAGAAGGGCCATGTCCTACAAGCCCTTTCTGGAGGCACGATTTGCCAGTTTATCGTTGTGTGCAGCAGCCTAGAGAAGTCGGCAACAGTCGGAAGTGAGCTCACTGCTGTTAGTGACCCAAGAAAAGGTGGTTTGCCGGCTGGttattaa